The following nucleotide sequence is from Actinomycetota bacterium.
GCTCCGATGCCACGTACAGCATCCCGTCACGGTCGATCACGATCGTCGCGTCGGTGTCGTCACCGGTCCAGTACTCGAACACCACGGGGGCGTGACCGTTGCGGACCCGGCTGAGGTCGTACCCGATCACGCGCCCAGCCGAGTTCGCCACGAACGCGTGGCCCTCGATGAGCGCGACGGAGCTCTCGAAGCTGACGTTGCGATCCCCGACGGCGCGGAGCAGCTGCTGATCCCAGCCGGGCAGTTCCACGACGACCGTCGGGTCGACGGTGACCCGGCCTGCCGCGTCGTAGCCGCGCTTGAGGTCGATCACGTAGAACCAGCCGTCCTCCCCGCCGGTGAACAGCAGGCCATCGACGATCGTGGGGTTGCCGTCCCAGTCGTCGTTCCAGATCCTGTTCCGGTTGGCGGGGAGCGCCCACACCTCGGTCGGGCGGTCGCGGTCGAGCGCCACCACCCGCAGGTAGCCGTCGCGCGACCCCGTGTACAGCAGCGGGAACCCGTCGGGGTCCAACGTCACCGATCCCTTGATGATGTGGCCGGTCGCGAACGGCGGTCGCAGCGCCCGGCCCGACGTCGCGCTGATGAAGTGCACCGCCCCGTCGTACGCACCGACGACGACCTCGACCACGCCGTCGGGCCGTTCCCACACCGCCGGCTGACCGGTCCACCCGGTGCCGCACCAGCGCTTCACCGGCGGGTCGGCGGTCCCCGCCCGGGAGCCGATCGCCTCGTCGGTGCACATCGGCGCGTCCGGGTACCGCCAGCGCACCTGCGGGGAGGACGGGACCGGACCGAGGCCGTACCACGTCCGGGTGGGGTTCCCGCGGAACTGCAGCACGCCCGCCACCGTCCCCCACGGCTCGCCGACGCTGCTGCGGTCCACCAGGGGGTGCAGGGTCGGGGTGGGCGACGGCGTGGGGGCGGCAGTGACCGGCGCGGACG
It contains:
- a CDS encoding PQQ-binding-like beta-propeller repeat protein, whose product is MRPRTAGRRRPAILTAQLLAAGSLTVLAAGTLMTASRLRQPVVAPPAAPEPLPEPLVPPTSAPVTAAPTPSPTPTLHPLVDRSSVGEPWGTVAGVLQFRGNPTRTWYGLGPVPSSPQVRWRYPDAPMCTDEAIGSRAGTADPPVKRWCGTGWTGQPAVWERPDGVVEVVVGAYDGAVHFISATSGRALRPPFATGHIIKGSVTLDPDGFPLLYTGSRDGYLRVVALDRDRPTEVWALPANRNRIWNDDWDGNPTIVDGLLFTGGEDGWFYVIDLKRGYDAAGRVTVDPTVVVELPGWDQQLLRAVGDRNVSFESSVALIEGHAFVANSAGRVIGYDLSRVRNGHAPVVFEYWTGDDTDATIVIDRDGMLYVASELERRTARGRQVGQLVKLDPNRPGDPRVWGLDVPARAGAPADEPGGIWGTPALHDGVLYVTTHAGDLLAVDAGDGQVVWRQTIGYHEWSSPVVVDDTLIVGACQHAGLLAFDVRDPRRPRPRWSVQLGGCVESTPAVWRGGIYVGSRDGFVYAVGDR